The nucleotide window TAGAATTCGGGGATTTCAGAAACACGATCCGGGCAAAACAACGCACCCGCATCCCTGTGGTGCTGTCCAAAGAGGAGATCAGGGAATTGTTCAGCCATGTTTCCGGCATTCATGCGCTGATACTGAAACTGATATACGTCGGCGGCATGCGTTCACACCCTCCGGCATTCCTTTACCACGCACTTGCTTCAGGACGGATATGATATCCGCACCGTGCAGGATCTGTTAGGCCATAAGGATCTGAACACGACCATGATCTATATCCATATATTGAAGCGGGGACCCGGCGGCGTCGTGCGTCCGGCGGAATTTCTGAAATGACCGGGACGGGCCGGCTGCCTCCCCCCTACTGCCGGATGCCGGCTGTGGTGATCAGGTCCGAGGCTTCCGTGGCCAGGGTGAGCAGCACGGAGATATACTGTTTTTCGATGGCGTCCAGGGAATATTCTCTGGATGGAAAATCCAGGCTCACGGCCCCCACCACGGATTTGGTCTGCAAGTTCATCATGGGGGCCCCGATGCTGATCACACCGGTCATATATTCCTTGTTATTGATGGAATACCCCCGTGTCCGGGTGTTCCGGATATCTTTCCGGATCTCGTCGATGTCCGCCAGGGTGTGGGGGGTCAGTTTTTTGGGCACCAGGTCGGCAAAATAGTGTTCCAGGTCGTCGGGGCCCAGGTTGGCCAGCACGATCTTTCCCATGGCCCGGGCATAGAGTTCATCCATGATCAGGGGCAGGTGGAACGACACCAGGTTGGGCATTTCCCGGCGGTACAGGGAAATCAGCTTGAATCCGTCAATGAGCGCGGAATCGATGGATATGTGATGTTCGAAAAAGGTCTTGTCAATGATGGGCTTGATGCCCTGATAGATGTCAAACCCATGAAAGCATTCATGGCCCATTGAAAACGCCTTGGGCCCTAAGCGCAGGGATTTGTCAGTGACACTTTTGCGCAGATATCCCAGCTGGATCAGGGTGTTGACCAGACGGTAGGTGGAAGTTTTGTTGATCCCGGTTAGCGTGGAAATTTCCGTCAGGGACCGGGACGGGTGTTCCCGGCCGAACAGGTCTAAAATCGACAGGCCTTTTTCCAGGGTTTTAGAAAAATATTGGTCTTTTTTACTGGACATCTTATATCCTGATTGTTGTCTGATCCAGATGTATCTTATCATATAATGACGGAAATACGATCTGGTTTGTGTCATACTAAACACAGAATCTGGTGCATATCATATTTGGCAGTTCCATGAAATACAAAACATTGATAAAAATTTAAAAAAGGGGTTGACATTAATAAATATCTCTTTTAAATTCGATTATAGGATTGGAGTTACTATTATAGTAACAAATTTGAGTACTAAATCAAACAGAGGGGGAATTCGCATGAAAAAATTATTTCTTTTTTTAACATTGGCCGTGATGTCCGTTTGCCTGGTGATACCATCCCAGGTATTTGCTGAAAAAGTATTGAAACTGGGATTCGGGGATCCCATCAACTCCGACCAGGGTGCCATTGCCAAACAGTTCAAATACCTGGTGGAAGGGTACACGGGCGGTGATGTGAAAATTCAGCTCTTCCCGGGCAGCGCCCTGGGAAATGAAACGGAAATGCTCCAGAACACCCGCAGCGGCGAACTGGACCTGTGCATGCTCTCTGTCCCCAACCTGTCCCCGTTTTCACGGAAAATCAACATCCTGACCTTCCCTTATGTGATCAAGAGCATGCGGGATGCCGTCACCATCACCACGGGAAAACTGGGTGCACAATGGAACGACATCCTTCAAAAGGAAGCCGGAATCCGGATTCTGGCCTGGACCTATTCCAATTTCCGTCATCTGACCAATTCCAAACGCAAAATCACCAGTATGGCTGATCTGAAAGGCTTGAAAGTCCGGGTCCCCCAGAACGCCCTGATGATCGCATCCTATGAAGCCTGGGGCGCGAATCCCACCCCCATGGCATGGCCGGAAACCTTTACCGCGCTGCAGCAGGGCGTGGTGGACGGTCAGGACAATCCCTATATTGTCAACTACACCATGAAATTTCAGGAAGTACAGAAATACATCACACCGCTGCATTACCAGTTCTCGTTGCAGCCCATGATCATCGGTGAAAAACATTTTCAGAAAATGGATCAGAACCTCAAGGACATCCTGATCCGGGCCGGCATCGAAGCCCAGCAGTATTGTGTGCTGTTCCAGATGGAAGAATCTGAAAAAGCCCTCCAGGCCATGCTGGACGCCGGCATGGAATACAGTGAATTTTCTGACGAAGACAAAATGATTCAAGTGGCCAAGGAAAACGTGTGGCCTGAATACTATGACAAAGTCGGCGGCAAAGACGCTGTCATGGAAGTGGTGGCAGAGCTTGAAAAAGCGGATAAAGCCAGACAGGCCCAGTAATCACCTGCCTGGTATCAACGGTTGAAGCCGAAGAGGGTGCTCTGTAATCCAGGGCACCCTCCTTGAAAAAATTTTTTGGTGAGGAGCAGAAAAGTGACTCTCAGCCGCGTGCTTAAAACGTCAATCACGATCCTGGATAATATCGAAGGATATCTGTGTAAATTTTTCTTGAGCTTTTTTGTCATCCTCCTGTTCTTTCAGGTGATCATGCGGACCGTTTTCCAGAATTCGCTGGCCTGGAGCGAGGAAGCATCCCGGTTCGCCTTTGTCTGGTTCGCCTTTCTGGGCGCATCCTATGCAGCCCGGCTGGGGGCCCATAACCGGGTCACCTTTCAGTTCAAACTGTTTCCAAAAATCGTGGGCGATGTGTCCCAGCTCATCGCCGACGGCATATGGCTGGTGTTCAACGCCATCATGACGGTTAAAAGCATTGAAGTCATCCGGGATATGATGGAATATCCGTTTTATTCGCCGGCCCTGGATATCCCCATGCAGTATATTTACATGCTGTTTCCCTTCACATTCACCCTCATGAGCATCCGGATCATCCAGGTCAATATCCTGAAACACATTCTGAAAAGAGACATCGTGGATGTGGACGATATTTCGACAGATCTGGAAGATATCAAGCGGGACATGAAAATCGATTCAAACGAT belongs to Desulfotignum phosphitoxidans DSM 13687 and includes:
- a CDS encoding tyrosine-type recombinase/integrase; this encodes MLQDGYDIRTVQDLLGHKDLNTTMIYIHILKRGPGGVVRPAEFLK
- a CDS encoding IclR family transcriptional regulator, with the protein product MSSKKDQYFSKTLEKGLSILDLFGREHPSRSLTEISTLTGINKTSTYRLVNTLIQLGYLRKSVTDKSLRLGPKAFSMGHECFHGFDIYQGIKPIIDKTFFEHHISIDSALIDGFKLISLYRREMPNLVSFHLPLIMDELYARAMGKIVLANLGPDDLEHYFADLVPKKLTPHTLADIDEIRKDIRNTRTRGYSINNKEYMTGVISIGAPMMNLQTKSVVGAVSLDFPSREYSLDAIEKQYISVLLTLATEASDLITTAGIRQ
- a CDS encoding TRAP transporter substrate-binding protein, coding for MKKLFLFLTLAVMSVCLVIPSQVFAEKVLKLGFGDPINSDQGAIAKQFKYLVEGYTGGDVKIQLFPGSALGNETEMLQNTRSGELDLCMLSVPNLSPFSRKINILTFPYVIKSMRDAVTITTGKLGAQWNDILQKEAGIRILAWTYSNFRHLTNSKRKITSMADLKGLKVRVPQNALMIASYEAWGANPTPMAWPETFTALQQGVVDGQDNPYIVNYTMKFQEVQKYITPLHYQFSLQPMIIGEKHFQKMDQNLKDILIRAGIEAQQYCVLFQMEESEKALQAMLDAGMEYSEFSDEDKMIQVAKENVWPEYYDKVGGKDAVMEVVAELEKADKARQAQ
- a CDS encoding TRAP transporter small permease → MTLSRVLKTSITILDNIEGYLCKFFLSFFVILLFFQVIMRTVFQNSLAWSEEASRFAFVWFAFLGASYAARLGAHNRVTFQFKLFPKIVGDVSQLIADGIWLVFNAIMTVKSIEVIRDMMEYPFYSPALDIPMQYIYMLFPFTFTLMSIRIIQVNILKHILKRDIVDVDDISTDLEDIKRDMKIDSNDEGRMA